From the Oncorhynchus nerka isolate Pitt River linkage group LG20, Oner_Uvic_2.0, whole genome shotgun sequence genome, one window contains:
- the LOC115101783 gene encoding pancreas transcription factor 1 subunit alpha-like: MDTVLDPFTGLDSFSSPYLDDDDFFTDQSSRDHLDTDEFLDDDVNFLTSHFQDYYKDSRIAHDGDYCDISNLSFSSSSSTCSYECTDSTSELSPQVGGDSPMLKRRRRMRSDMEMQQLRQAANIRERRRMQSINDAFEGLRSHIPTLPYEKRLSKVDTLRLAIGYINFLAELVQSDMRIRNSNSDALTQSKKVIICHRGTRSPSPSDPDYGLPPLAGHSLSWKDEKELKDQNIIRTAKVWTPEDPRKLNMKSSLSNIENEPPLTLISVQ, translated from the exons ATGGACACTGTCTTGGATCCATTTACTGGACTGgactccttctcctccccttaTTTGGATGACGATGATTTCTTTACTGACCAGTCCTCCAGGGACCACTTGGACACCGACGAGTTTCTGGATGACGATGTCAACTTTCTCACCAGCCATTTCCAAGATTACTATAAGGACAGCAGGATAGCGCACGATGGGGACTATTGTGACATCAGTAACttgtccttctcttcctcctcgtctACCTGCTCGTATGAATGCACTGACAGCACCTCAGAGTTGTCGCCTCAGGTGGGAGGAGATAGCCCGATGCTGAAAAGGCGGAGGCGGATGAGATCCGATATGGAGATGCAACAATTACGGCAGGCTGCCAACATCCGTGAGCGGCGGAGGATGCAGTCAATTAACGATGCTTTCGAGGGACTCCGGTCTCACATCCCCACTCTACCGTACGAAAAGAGGCTATCCAAAGTCGATACCCTGCGCCTGGCCATTGGCTACATCAACTTCCTCGCTGAGCTCGTGCAGTCCGATATGCGCATCCGAAACTCCAACAGTGACGCACTGACACAATCCAAAAAAGTTATAATTTGCCACAGAGGAACAA GATCTCCATCTCCAAGTGATCCTGACTACGGGCTGCCTCCCCTCGCCGGACACTCTCTGTCCTGGAAAGACGAGAAAGAGCTGAAAGACCAGAACATAATCAGAACCGCTAAAGTCTGGACACCTGAGGACCCACGAAAACTGAACATGAAATCCTCCCTGTCCAACATTGAAAACGAGCCTCCTTTAACCTTAATCTCAGTCCAATAA